From the genome of Candidatus Binatus sp.:
TACGATTCCCATGTCGATCACGGTCTCGACCGCAATATTCTCGCGGCGTGCCGCAGCGGCAAATTCGTCGAGCGCGCCGCGGCCCCGGGCGGTCAGCACCTCGCGCATCTTGGACGAGAAGTCCAAATATGGTTCCAGCCCAAGCGAACCTGATATATCATGGAAAAAGGAGCCCTCGATCGATACGATATCGACGACATGCAATCCGATCAGCGACGCATTGAAGATTCGGGCAAAATAGAAGGCATACGCCTGTGCGTTGTGGGAGTGCTCGGAGGTGTCGATACCGACGAGGATCTTTTTGATCAAGTGCGTGACCTCCGCGTCAATTACCGCGATAACATGCCGCGCGGTGCTGCCTCAAGAGGGGGCGCGGCCGCAGCCACAATCGATTGCGCAAGCAGGCGGGTGAAATGAGCGAACTTAGCGAGGCGCGGATGATGAGAATCGTGGACGAGCTCGCCGAGGCTGCCGAGCGCGTCGGGCTCGAGGTCCGTCGTGAAAAGATCATGCGCGAAATTGGCTACCGCACGCGCGGCGGCGCCTGCCGGTTGCGCGACAAGAACCTCCTCATTATCGATCGCGATCAGCCTGCCGCCGAGCAGCTCGAAGTGATTGCCGAGGCGCTGCGCTTGCGCGATCTCGAATCCTTATACCTGTCGCCCGCGGCACGGCGCGTCGTTCACCTCGGAGACGCCCCAGCCTGAGCGCTGCGATGCCGCGCCCCGGCGAAACCGCGTCGGCTGGTCACACCGTAATCGATCGCAAACCTGCGATCAGCGCGGAAGAGCGGATGCATGTCTTCCACGTCCGGCTCAAGGAGCGGGGGCTCAAGTCCACCGGTCAGCGCGACGACATCGCGCGCGTATTCTTCGAGCTCGGACATCATATCAGCGCCGAAGAACTGCATGCGAAGGTCAAGCAGATCAACCCGCACGTCGGCTATGCGACGATTTACCGGACGCTGCGCCTGCTCAAGGAATGCGCGCTGTTGTACGAGCGCCATTTTGACGAGGGCCAGGCGCGTTACGAAGCCGTCGGCGAGCGCCATCACGACCATTTCATCTGCGAGCGATGCGGCCGAATCATCGAGTTTGAGAACGCCGCGATCGAGCGCATGCAAAACATCGTCGCCCGCGATCTCGGCGTGACGCTGACCCGGCACAAGATGGAACTGTACGGAATTTGCTCCGACTGCCACGCCCAGCAGGGCATGTAGCCGCGATTTTCGAGCAATGTGCCGGTCGCGCCGCGCCCGAGCTGCGCTCATCTCCGAGAAGAGCGGCCGCCGGAAGGCCGGCGCCGGGCAGGCCGCAGGTCCGCCGCCGCCCTGGGAACCGCCTCAGGACCGGCGCGATGGCGATACTTCATGTCGTTGCCGCAGTGCGAACAGTTGACGTCGTCATACCTGACGACGCGTCCGCAATACGGGCACTTGTAACGGCGCCTTCCCACCCAGTAGAAAAACGCCGCTGTCAACGCCACCATCAGCAGGCCGATGATTGTTTGCCGCACGAGACCTTCTCCCAATGCGATCAGAGCATCGGCGCCACCGGACAATACGCAGCGCTGAACATCGCGTGACCGCTGAGCGCCAAGCGAATCAGCTCGATGACCGGCTCGGCGATTCGCGCAGCCGGGCGCTGCGCGATCGACGCGACCATCCTGCCGCTGGTGAGCGATTGCAGCAGTCCCGGCTGCTCGGGCAGCTCGATGATTCCGACCGGCTGATCGGGAGCGAGGCGCGCCAATCCTTTCGCGGCCGCCATCGCGTCATCGAGTCCGCCAAGCGAATCGACCAGCTTCATCTTGAGCGCCTGCTCTCCTGTCCAGACCCGTCCCTGCGCGACCGCATCGGCCTGCTCCACCGTGATATGGCGGCCGGCCGCGACCAGTTTCAGGAAGTACTGGTAGTCGCGCATAATCTCATCCTGGAATTGTTTGGATTGCGCGGGCGTGAAGTCGGCCCACATGTCGAACATTCCGACGTTTGCTCCGCGGCTCACCGCGTCGGTGTTCGCATAAATTTTTTGCACGGCGGGCGAGACGTTAAACTTGCCGCCGAGCACGCCAATCGAGCCGGTGATCGTGCCGGGTTCGGCGACAATCTTCGCCGCGGGAATCGA
Proteins encoded in this window:
- a CDS encoding zinc ribbon domain-containing protein — encoded protein: MRQTIIGLLMVALTAAFFYWVGRRRYKCPYCGRVVRYDDVNCSHCGNDMKYRHRAGPEAVPRAAADLRPARRRPSGGRSSRR
- a CDS encoding Fur family transcriptional regulator, coding for MPRPGETASAGHTVIDRKPAISAEERMHVFHVRLKERGLKSTGQRDDIARVFFELGHHISAEELHAKVKQINPHVGYATIYRTLRLLKECALLYERHFDEGQARYEAVGERHHDHFICERCGRIIEFENAAIERMQNIVARDLGVTLTRHKMELYGICSDCHAQQGM